In one Gopherus evgoodei ecotype Sinaloan lineage chromosome 1, rGopEvg1_v1.p, whole genome shotgun sequence genomic region, the following are encoded:
- the LOC115637528 gene encoding rho guanine nucleotide exchange factor 5-like isoform X2 has protein sequence MESEQAKGGDPFPPAISSPSEENPDPTPAKKKHDVTTESVEMSTELPGSAEGAQISIAQDPLRHLSAGESAEMCGRSSNPVLSGLEQGERDLRHQRGLSEWEKEPTVQERSLEKQRWDHSSNSEQGKSAHLESSQYSSFPNTVPQAIAAYDKNPQIQSPALQIEFPQDQNQSLACHTAVLQAQHKETSMTDTIPIQREPATKHFMVCKDISEVHCKTETLHDDTIGDPPLQGLDVANGTSRELPPSTEAVAGTDEEPSPGMDAVGRMNPMPSVDNDEKVGGLQRGREATDSSSSHHPPYPLSDDSQGNSQLTRGNADGKRVLSSHERGNNALATNQKTEVAARQSPSGSINLLLEEEKGADNGRAESSTEYPGECVFHILNAAKNTEQEEWQHEQLECGEEPEEEEQSEEKQPELEQEEPEWEKLEKEAKPVHEALVWDREDQKEKRWDELEQEPGREEAEQEAPPPALSPASPSLSKQNWDLHDEGESISSAEGTGLALLPQESFSKNQRSGEDELSSIVLKACIGGANERAQPPAVIKSESQNPAGGSSMMHSPTCLPSAQRCGMSVSDPFSSISFSGQDCEETYQDNRASNGEDGHSDGDGRTVESFDDGGTISPLCREVTTAGAGNPNSSGTLDPSSGARNLGSFGRADPHPVAENPAFPSHYDFTPATPSEFNLAASAAGQSQEDADERSQVSPVGCTDLDKAPVSVQDTSRQTSYLQEAASSEGASVITSTESVQTPHGLLTPEKGLNEDPITQPSISKAFRIPLSRQSLPMDRDEVESTPAAPATMHLEASQAPNMALAPANYLEKIQRHQKPPTRSFVFQGKEMEANMVHTAQQNPLLDESHLSLEVEVPGTGSALNAVPQLPEEAVVLVLEQHTQPTNPESDSSSPLAPAPDANQLTYPPAPVPDSPLAPVPDADQLTYPPAPAPDSPLAPVSDTDQLTYPPTPAPDSPLAPLPDADQLTYSPTPAPDSPLAPLPDDTQLTHSLAPVPSSPLAPTRDTDQLTHPLAPAPSSPLAPDATQLVHSPALALSSLLAPMAGANQLVYPPSPVPSLPLAPVFDANQLTHTLVPAPSSPPAPDATQVAHPLAPAPDADQLACHLAPTPNSPVTPAPDASQLAHPLAPGSPLVPVPDATQSPASEPGLSLAPLADATQLTHPLAPVPGSPSSPLALLADAYQLLQSQSLVPDSNQPPAPAPDIDQPLPSVSNSNPPLTCVSDSSQLLATAPNSSCPAQASASAPDADSLAHALVPAPAVTDGEDNPFLMQMTHERVSGAQWDPVTSLSLDVVDTSDSGVTSLAESSDFPSLENEAPMGHSDRSPEAMGQHLVTHCGKSTSDYTSRPSLGGWGTSTDSQSRNSPEPPSLLAFSNPIHFLQFSPPSPPAIRTLYQQDAVFEEPQWDQAQAGPTSVDTRNTTGPAVMIEKADGTRTCKQKIEGQGEPLHLATQVKEELARHAPLEKSSSWPDKKVIRVDMKERGLNSGNQENANKRRAKSKDWHRQGLRRMSVLPDNLQEEGAHKDQPTSLDTVILREKKSAATLDNFKRRQSKLINSSGLLYQEYSDVALNKAIQSQKRVDSLAEDFELSSPSSPRLRRKVLSQQDSYLQRLSVSSNASLWQDIPMIRGSRMLLNMSRDDQKLQEAKFELIMSEASYLRSLNVAVDHFQCSSELQALLTNQERKWLFSRLQEVRDVSASFLFELEEKFEENMFNFNVCDVALRHAPEFRKVYLPYVTNQTYQEQIFQKLVTGNARFQQVLEKLESAAVCQRLSLKSFLILPFQRITRLKLLLQNILKRTPPESDEEVQATQAYDALEKLIKDCNENVQRMKSTEELIYLRQKIDFECKIFPLVSQSRRLVKCGELMALYNTLSTKGKPTTRPIYLHLFNDCLLLSRPREGGRFVVFDHAAFSDVLGEKCEMKLHGPNKNLFRLFLLKNNQGKRVEFLFRTETHSEKLRWISALVPPRGEPDLLESPDSPQVQCIRTYKARENDELALEKADILMVMQNSNDGWIEGVKLSDGERGWFPSEHVEMISSKHARQMNLKEEQRVKNAKQQVFCKK, from the exons ATGGAATCTGAACAAGCCAAAGGGGGAGACCCCTTTCCCCCAGCAATCAGCAGCCCTAGTGAGGAAAACCCTGATCCTACACCAGCCAAAAAGAAACATGATGTCACCACTGAGTCTGTAGAGATGAGCACTGAGCTGCCTGGCTCTGCAGAAGGAGCACAGATCTCCATTGCCCAGGATCCTCTGAGGCATCTCTCTGCTGGGGAATCAGCAGAGATGTGTGGCAGATCCTCTAACCCTGTTCTGTCAGGACTGGAACAAGGAGAGAGAGATCTAAGGCACCAGAGGGGACTCTCAGAGTGGGAGAAAGAGCCTACAGTACAAGAGAGATCTTTGGAAAAACAGAGATGGGATCACTCTTCGAACTCTGAACAGGGAAAATCAGCTCATCTTGAAAGCAGTCAGTATTCTTCCTTTCCCAACACAGTCCCACAAGCAATAGCCGCTTATGACAAAAACCCACAGATACAGTCTCCAGCCCTTCAGATTGAATTTCCTCAGGATCAGAATCAGTCTCTGGCATGTCATACTGCTGTCCTCCAGGCACAGCATAAGGAAACCTCAATGACAGACACTATCCCCATCCAGAGGGAACCAGCCACTAAACACTTCATGGTGTGTAAAGACATTTCAGAGGTTCATTGCAAGACTGAGACTTTGCATGATGACACTATTGGAGATCCCCCCTTGCAGGGGTTGGATGTAGCAAATGGGACCAGCAGAGAGCTCCCGCCAAGTACTGAAGCAGTGGCAGGGACGGACGAGGAGCCATCTCCTGGAATGGATGCAGTAGGCAGGATGAATCCCATGCCTTCTGTAGATAATGATGAAAAAGTGGGAGGcttacagagagggagagaggctaCAGACTCTTCCTCTTCACATCACCCACCCTACCCATTATCAGATGACAGCCAAGGAAATTCACAGCTGACAAGAGGAAATGCAGATGGAAAGAGGGTCCTGTCATCCCATGAGAGAGGGAACAATGCCTTGGCCACAAACCAGAAAACAGAAGTGGCTGCTAGGCAAAGTCCATCTGGTTCTATAAACCTCCttctggaggaggagaaaggagcagATAATGGAAGAGCAGAAAGCAGCACTGAATATCCAGGAGAGTGCGTCTTCCACATATTGAATGCTgcaaaaaacacagagcaggaggagTGGCAGCATGAGCAGCTAGAATgcggggaggagccagaagaggaggagcagTCGGAAGAGAAGCAGCCAGAGCTGGAACAGGAGGAGCCAGAATGGGAGAAGCTAGAGAAGGAAGCGAAACCAGTGCATGAGGCGCTAGTATGGGACAGGGAAGATCAGAAGGAAAAGAGGTGGGATGAACTGGAAcaagagccagggagggaagaggcagagcaggaggctCCACCACCAGCACTCAGTCCAGCATCACCTTCTCTCTCCAAGCAAAACTGGGACCTCCATGATGAGGGGGAGAGCATTTCCTCAGCTGAGGGAACAGGGCTGGCCCTTCTGCCCCAGGAATCATTCTCCAAAAATCAGCGTTCTGGTGAGGATGAACTATCCAGCATAGTGTTGAAGGCCTGCATTGGAGGAGCAAATGAAAGAGCTCAGCCACCTGCTGTGATAAAGTCTGAAAGTCAGAACCCAGCGGGTGGGAGTTCCATGATGCACTCCCCCACTTGTCTCCCCAGTGCTCAGAGATGTGGCATGAGTGTTTCTGACCCTTTCAGCTCCATTTCTTTCAGTGGCCAAGATTGTGAAGAAACCTATCAGGATAACAGAGCCAGTAATGGTGAGGATGGCCATAGTGATGGAGATGGAAGGACAGTCGAGAGCTTTGATGATGGAGGAACCATATCTCCATTATGCAGAGAAGTAACCACAGCTGGTGCAGGGAACCCAAACTCTTCTGGGACTCTGGACCCTTCTTCTGGTGCCAGGAACTTGGGATCTTTTGGTCGTGCAGATCCTCATCCTGTTGCAGAAAACCCAGCATTTCCCAGCCATTACGATTTCActccagccacaccatcagagttCAACTTGGCAGCATCAGCGGCTGGCCAGTCTCAGGAGGATGCTGATGAAAGATCGCAAGTGAGCCCTGTGGGATGTACTGACCTGGACAAAGCACCAGTCTCTGTACAGGACACATCCAGACAGACTTCTTACCTGCAGGAGGCAGCTTCTAGTGAAGGAGCCTCAGTGATTACCAGCACAGAGAGTGTCCAGACTCCTCATGGGCTGCTTACACCTGAGAAGGGCCTTAATGAAGACCCAATTACCCAACCTTCCATCTCCAAGGCTTTCAGAATTCCCCTTTCAAGGCAGAGCCTGCCAATGGACAGAGATGAAGTAGAATCtactcctgcagctccagctaCAATGCATCTAGAGGCATCCCAAGCACCAAACATGGCTCTCGCTCCTGCAAATTacctggagaaaatccagaggcaCCAAAAGCCTCCAACGAGAAGTTTCGTTTTCCAGGGAAAGGAAATGGAAGCAAACATGGTTCACACAGCACAACAAAACCCTTTACTTGATGAGTCACATTTGAGCTTAGAGGTGGAAGTGccaggaacaggaagtgccctTAACGCTGTACCACAGCTCCCAGAAGAAGCTGTAGTCCTTGTCCTAGAGCAGCACACACAGCCTACTAATCCTGAGTCtgactccagctcacccctggctCCTGCACCTGACGCCAACCAGCTCACCTACCCTCCAGCGCCTGTGCCCGACTCACCCCTGGCCCCTGTGCCTGATGCTGACCAGCTCACCTACCCTCCAGCACCTGCACCTGACTCACCCCTGGCTCCTGTGTCTGATACCGACCAGCTCACCTACCCTCCGACACCTGCGCCCGACTCACCCCTGGCTCCTTTGCCTGATGCCGACCAGCTCACCTACTCTCCGACACCTGCGCCCGACTCACCCCTGGCTCCTTTGCCTGATGACACCCAGCTCACCCACTCTCTGGCTCCTGTGCCCAGCTCACCCCTAGCCCCTACACGTGACACCGACCAGCTCACCCACCCTCTGGCTCCTGCGCCCAGCTCACCTCTGGCCCCTGATGCCACCCAGCTTGTCCACTCTCCGGCACTTGCGCTCAGCTCCCTTCTGGCCCCCATGGCTGGCGCCAACCAACTCGTCTACCCTCCATCTCCTGTGCCCAGCTTGCCCTTGGCTCCTGTGTTTGATGCGAACCAGCTCACCCACACACTGGTTCCTGCACCCAGCTCGCCCCCAGCTCCTGATGCCACCCAGGTCGCCCACCCTCTGGCTCCTGCACCTGATGCCGACCAGCTTGCCTGCCATCTGGCTCCTACACCCAACTCGCCCGTGACTCCTGCACCGGATGCCAGTCAGCTTGCCCACCCTCTGGCTCCTGGCTCGCCCCTGGTTCCTGTGCCTGATGCCACCCAGTCTCCAGCTTCTGAACCTGGCTTGTCCCTGGCTCCTTTGGCTGATGCCACTCAGCTCACCCACCCACTGGCTCCTGTGCCTGGCTCGCCCAGCTCGCCTCTGGCTCTTCTGGCTGATGCCTACCAGCTTCTCCAGTCTCAGTCCCTTGTGCCTGACTCCAACCAGCCTCCAGCCCCTGCACCTGATATTGACCAGCCTCTGCCTTCTGTATCTAACTCCAATCCACCTCTAACCTGTGTATCAGATTCTAGTCAGTTACTGGCCACTGCCCCCAATTCCAGCTGCCCTGCCCAGGCTTCAGCCTCTGCGCCTGATGCTGACAGCCTTGCTCATGCTCTGGTCCCTGCCCCTGCTGTGACAGATGGAGAAGACAACCCCTTCCTAATGCAGATGACCCACGAGAGAGTGTCTGGTGCCCAGTGGGATCCTGTCACCTCACTTTCACTGGATGTGGTGGACACCAGTGACTCAGGGGTCACTTCATTGGCCGAGAGCTCAGATTTTCCCTCTTTGGAAAATGAGGCACCCATGGGCCACTCTGACAGAAGCCCTGAAGCAATGGGTCAGCACCTGGTTACACACTGTGGAAAGTCCACATCTGATTACACCTCCAGGCCCTCCTTGGGAGGGTGGGGAACATCCACAGATTCTCAGAGTAGAAATTCACCAGAGCCACCCTCACTACTAGCTTTCTCCAACCCAATCCACTTCCTGCAGTTCAGCCCTCCATCGCCACCAGCCATCAGAACATTGTACCAACAGGATGCAGTCTTCGAGGAGCCCCAGTGGGACCAGGCACAGGCAGGCCCCACCAGCGTGGATACAAGGAACACAACAGGCCCTGCAGTGATGATAGAGAAAGCAGATGGCACTAGGACATGCAAGCAAAAGATAGAAGGGCAGGGAGAACCACTTCACCTTGCGACCCAAGTGAAAGAGGAGTTGGCCAGACATGCACCCTTGGAGAAGTCATCAAGTTGGCCAGATAAAAAAGTCATCAGGGTGGACATGAAGGAGCGGGGACTCAATTCAGGGAATCAGGAGAACGCGAACAAACGCCGAGCAAAAAGCAAAGACTGGCACCggcagggcctgaggaggatgtcaGTACTGCCAGACAACTTACAAG AGGAGGGAGCACACAAGGACCAGCCAACCAGCTTAGACACAGTTATACTTCG AGAGAAGAAATCTGCAGCCACACTGGATAATTTCAAGCGCCGACAGTCCAAACTGATCAACTCCT CAGGGTTACTCTATCAGGAGTACAGCGACGTGGCTCTGAACAAGGCAATCCAGAGCCAGAAGAGAGTGGATTCTTTGGCAGAGGACTTCGAACTGAGTTCTCCAAGCTCCCCGAGATTACGGAGGAAAGTGTTGTCTCAGCAGGACTCGTATCTTCAACGTCTGTCAGTCTCATCCAACGCCTCCCTCTGGCAGGACATCCCCATGATCCGAGGAAGCAGAATGCTGCTGAACATGTCCCGAGATGATCAAAAACTGCAGGAG GCCAAGTTCGAATTGATCATGTCAGAGGCCTCATACTTGCGCAGTTTAAATGTGGCAGTGGATCACTTCCAGTGCTCATCAGAACTCCAGGCACTCCTCACCAATCAGGAGCGCAAGTGGCTTTTCTCCCGCCTTCAGGAGGTGCGTGATGTCAGTGCCAG TTTCCTCTTCGAGCTGGAGGAGAAGTTTGAGGAGAACATGTTCAACTTCAACGTATGTGACGTGGCTCTGAGACATGCTCCTGAATTCCGCAAGGTGTATCTACCATATGTGACAAATCAGACCTATCAGGAGCAGATTTTCCAGAAACTAGT gactGGGAATGCAAGGTTCCAGCAAGtcctggagaaactggaaagtgCCGCTGTGTGCCAGCGCCTCTCCCTCAAATCCTTCCTCATTCTCCCCTTCCAACGCATCACCCGACTCAAACTCCTCCTACAG AATATATTGAAGAGAACCCCGCCCGAGTCGGATGAAGAAGTGCAGGCCACACAGGCTTATGATGCACTGGAGAAG ctcaTAAAGGACTGCAACGAAAATGTCCAGCGCATGAAGAGCACTGAGGAGCTGATCTACCTAAGACAAAAGATTGATTTTGAGTGCAAG ATATTCCCACTGGTCTCACAGTCAAGGCGGCTGGTGAAGTGTGGTGAGCTGATGGCGTTGTACAACACTCTGAGCACCAAGGGGAAACCTACCACCCGCCCCATCTACCTGCACCTCTTCAATGACTGCCTGCTCCTGTCCCGGCCCAGGGA GGGTGGGCGCTTTGTCGTGTTTGATCATGCTGCATTTTCAGATGTACTTGGGGAGAAGTGTGAGATGAAGCTGCATGGGCCAAACAAAAATCTTTTCCGTCTTTTTCTCCTCAAGAACAACCAGGGGAAAAGAGTGGAATTCCTCTTTCGCACAGAGACACA CAGTGAGAAGCTGCGGTGGATCTCCGCTCTGGTGCCACCACGAGGAGAACCAGATCTCTTAGAAAGCCCTG ACTCACCTCAGGTTCAGTGCATACGGACATACAAAGCTCGGGAGAATGACGAGCTGGCTCTGGAGAAAGCAGATATCCTCATGGTCATGCAGAACAGCAACGATG GCTGGATAGAAGGAGTGAAACTTTCAGATGGAGAGAGAGGCTGGTTTCCCTCAGAGCATGTGGAAATGATCTCCAGCAAACACGCACGCCAGATGAACCTGAAGGAGGAACAGCGTGTGAAGAATGCCAAACAGCAGGTCTTCTGCAAGAAATAG